Proteins found in one Hugenholtzia roseola DSM 9546 genomic segment:
- a CDS encoding MbnP family protein, with the protein MKTKMTHKWLLPLFFLAWVGLTACEDNTDKELATLNLKVDLRYESSPFLLVSQVYQNEWQQDFSVEAFRFYLSNFKFKNLDGNWINLPDSYILVTASRNEAIFNAILGQIPADSYTEVAFQIGVDEARNKSTARIGDLDPNNIMAWNWEDGYIFLRLDGTYFRKNAQDQTESRGLVLHIGREENLKTFRHSFSKPLVVTEKGNATLALEADIAEIFKNPENIDFETQNEIMGGSQARLIAANYEDFLKVKEN; encoded by the coding sequence ATGAAGACGAAAATGACGCATAAGTGGCTGCTGCCACTCTTTTTCCTTGCTTGGGTAGGACTTACCGCCTGCGAGGACAATACAGACAAAGAACTTGCGACGCTCAATTTAAAGGTAGATTTGCGCTACGAAAGCAGCCCTTTTTTATTGGTTAGTCAAGTGTATCAAAATGAATGGCAACAGGACTTTTCGGTAGAAGCCTTCCGCTTTTATCTTAGCAATTTTAAGTTTAAAAATTTAGATGGTAATTGGATAAATCTGCCTGATAGTTACATTTTAGTTACAGCAAGTAGAAATGAAGCTATCTTTAATGCTATTTTAGGTCAGATTCCTGCCGATAGCTACACCGAAGTTGCGTTTCAAATTGGGGTAGATGAGGCGCGAAATAAAAGCACTGCACGAATTGGCGATTTAGACCCTAATAATATCATGGCTTGGAATTGGGAAGATGGTTATATTTTTCTAAGATTAGATGGCACTTATTTTAGAAAAAATGCACAAGACCAAACCGAATCGCGCGGATTAGTGCTGCATATCGGACGTGAGGAAAATTTGAAAACCTTTCGTCATAGCTTTTCTAAGCCGCTTGTTGTAACTGAAAAAGGAAATGCGACATTAGCATTAGAAGCCGACATAGCCGAAATTTTTAAAAATCCAGAAAATATAGACTTCGAAACACAAAACGAAATTATGGGTGGCAGCCAAGCCCGTCTTATTGCAGCCAACTACGAAGATTTTTTGAAGGTGAAAGAAAATTGA
- a CDS encoding response regulator transcription factor — protein sequence MGASNFYYADDAAENLSRREIEVGRLRCKGLTHQQTCERLAIAPKTLQAHISSIYRKTGAHNVATLYRFFLENGLL from the coding sequence ATGGGAGCAAGCAATTTTTATTATGCAGACGACGCTGCCGAAAACCTTTCGCGTCGGGAAATAGAAGTGGGACGCTTACGTTGTAAAGGGCTTACACACCAGCAAACTTGTGAACGCCTCGCGATTGCGCCCAAGACGCTGCAAGCACACATCAGTTCCATTTATAGGAAAACAGGTGCGCACAACGTGGCAACTTTATACCGCTTTTTTTTAGAAAATGGGTTGCTATAA
- a CDS encoding response regulator, giving the protein MGLKIVVIEDNDTEKDLLLKALCGMEKYAVKERDILAFSGLEPIARITAAIQEFKPSLILCDVFIGADARRGVDIMELLHKNSKPIQYPFIYLSAMSHKGLQELWQGEVQPFDTIYKGDFFGYDFDPKLISNKIELILERYFSSNKIISILSYPAQIKIDIKTEDILFFRHNTLGTEIMLKKSYHYYFEVQKPHVQYTLIADVKFNFFYKKTNLYLI; this is encoded by the coding sequence ATGGGTTTGAAAATTGTTGTAATAGAAGATAACGATACCGAAAAAGATTTGCTTCTAAAGGCACTTTGCGGTATGGAAAAATACGCTGTGAAAGAGCGTGATATTTTAGCCTTTTCGGGGCTTGAACCTATTGCCCGAATTACGGCTGCTATTCAGGAGTTTAAGCCGAGCCTTATCCTTTGTGATGTGTTCATAGGGGCAGATGCAAGGCGCGGCGTGGATATTATGGAACTTTTGCATAAAAATAGCAAACCTATTCAGTATCCTTTTATCTATTTATCGGCTATGTCGCACAAAGGGCTGCAAGAACTTTGGCAGGGTGAGGTACAACCCTTTGACACCATCTATAAGGGGGATTTTTTTGGGTATGATTTCGACCCAAAACTCATATCCAATAAAATCGAGCTTATCTTGGAGAGATATTTTTCAAGCAATAAAATCATATCTATTTTATCATATCCAGCTCAAATTAAGATAGATATAAAAACAGAAGATATTTTATTTTTTAGGCATAATACCTTAGGAACAGAAATTATGCTTAAAAAATCGTATCATTATTATTTTGAGGTGCAAAAGCCTCATGTGCAATATACGCTTATTGCAGATGTTAAGTTTAACTTTTTTTATAAAAAAACAAACTTATATTTGATTTAG